The following are from one region of the Amyelois transitella isolate CPQ chromosome 21, ilAmyTran1.1, whole genome shotgun sequence genome:
- the LOC106138770 gene encoding uncharacterized protein LOC106138770 has translation MSDFSTTTHNEYQWPFPKPVIGKPCEPPTPSAAPTVRPAPVAPYCHCDAHSYSPRVEQYKQLLEKEQKLCQDYEQLRRQMVDVTNDILDHPCDDLDSKMITMYQATYKKRSFPVSDYRTIMAAAQSPAPIPMESNRLGMLRCYKDPTHFSENPPTVRPTINPPGPVHTGVAPKSIQTWFTDFPGRTEYMDTYSASAKACFRSMQRFKEPMPSTRRRADDPCV, from the exons ATGTCTGACTTTTCCACAACAACACACAATGAATACCAATGGCCATTTCCGAAACCCGTCATAGGAAA GCCATGTGAACCACCAACTCCATCAGCGGCACCGACAGTCAGACCAGCCCCGGTGGCTCCTTACTGCCACTGTGACGCGCATTCTTATTCGCCGCGAGTGGAACAGTACAAGCAGTTGCTGGAGAAGGAACAGAAACTATGCCAAGATTATGAACAGCTGAGGAGACAG atgGTGGATGTCACCAACGACATACTGGACCATCCGTGCGATGATTTAGACAGCAAAATGATAACAATGTATCAAGCCACGTACAAAAAGAGAT CGTTCCCAGTATCAGACTACCGCACCATCATGGCGGCCGCGCAATCCCCCGCTCCGATTCCCATGGAGAGCAACCGACTGGGCATGTTAAGATGCTACAAAGATCCCACGCACTTTAGCGAGAATCCACCCACAGTCCGACCCACGATCAACCCTCCAGGGCCAGTCCACACCGGAGTCGCTCCCAAGTCAATACAAACTTGGTTCACGGACTTCCCGGGTCGTACGGAGTATATGGACACTTACAGCGCTTCGGCTAAAGCTTGCTTCCGTTCGATGCAGCGCTTCAAAGAACCAATGCCGTCCACTAGGCGAAGAGCTGATGATCCTTGTGTGTGA
- the LOC106138768 gene encoding uncharacterized protein LOC106138768 — translation MFQRFFVMLLYIFNAQEVPRCRLNSRIHFGEPLPVIIRDGRLLEPTDRNGNVDLVKGETLTLSCEGSGHLTHPSMNHEEVTATIICNEGEYFINEEWLAAPASFRMFKCSYPPMYSSVQTYRTCFENNSIYEVGYHIQGEWYPVYESCFDANRLNAVYSKYTQKPYNSHFQTRVERPFFIANDVYGFVPVGSLFSPNGQKNAIARLVGPLVDNYFTSQQFLSRGHLAAKTDFVFAFGERATFHYVNCAPQWSGFNGENWNTLEVDLRNHINYANYDTVIYTGTYGVSHLLNKYKQRVQLYLYNDMNNNPVIPVPEYYYKVVYEPSTKRGIAFVGINNPYYTLNEAKEMFFCEDLCRGSKNFSWLGWHPDNPSEGFTFCCSVPDFRATVRHLPFFEISELLV, via the coding sequence ATGTTTCAACGTTTTTTTGTTATGCTTCTCTATATATTCAATGCCCAAGAAGTTCCACGATGCCGACTTAATTCCCGAATTCATTTTGGAGAACCGCTACCAGTCATTATCAGAGATGGTAGACTTCTTGAACCCACAGATAGAAACGGTAATGTAGATTTAGTGAAAGGTGAAACTTTAACACTCAGTTGTGAAGGATCAGGACATCTAACTCATCCAAGTATGAACCACGAAGAAGTAACAGCTACTATTATTTGCAATGAAggagaatattttataaatgaagaGTGGTTGGCTGCTCCGGCAAGTTTCCGAATGTTCAAGTGTTCCTACCCGCCTATGTATAGCAGTGTACAAACATACCGCACCTGCTTTGAAAACAATTCTATCTACGAGGTAGGGTATCATATTCAAGGGGAATGGTACCCAGTATATGAATCATGCTTTGATGCCAATCGTCTAAATGcagtttattcaaaatatactCAGAAACCTTACAATTCACATTTCCAAACGAGAGTGGAACGACCGTTCTTTATTGCAAATGACGTTTACGGATTTGTACCAGTTGGATCGTTGTTTTCTCCTAATGGCCAAAAAAATGCCATCGCTAGACTTGTAGGCCCATTGGTAGACAATTATTTTACAAGCCAACAGTTTCTTTCAAGAGGACATCTTGCTGCTAAAACTGACTTTGTCTTTGCTTTTGGTGAACGTGCCACGTTTCATTATGTAAACTGCGCTCCTCAATGGTCTGGATTCAATGGCGAAAATTGGAATACGTTAGAGGTGGATCTCAGAAATCACATCAACTATGCTAATTATGATACAGTTATATATACCGGTACTTACGGTGTGTCTCATTTGTTGAACAAGTATAAACAAAGAGTGCAATTATATCTTTACAACGATATGAATAACAATCCAGTCATACCAGTCCCTGAGTACTATTACAAGGTCGTATATGAGCCCAGCACTAAACGAGGAATCGCTTTTGTGGGTATCAATAATCCATATTACACATTGAACGAGGCTAAGGAGATGTTTTTCTGTGAAGACCTTTGTAGAGGAAGCAAAAATTTCAGCTGGTTGGGATGGCACCCGGATAATCCGAGCGAAGGGTTTACCTTTTGCTGCAGTGTACCAGATTTTCGAGCAACAGTTCGACATCTtcctttttttgaaatttctgaGTTATTGGTGTAA